In Pirellula sp. SH-Sr6A, the DNA window TCTGGCTTGGTTTTGTCTCACCTCGTGCGCGTCCTATGCGGCCGACAAAACGCCACTCACGATTCCGGACCTCACCAAAGGGGAGGTCATACCTCCAGAATCCAAGCACGATTGGAATCTTGGCCCAACAGGCTTGCGTGGGTGGATGTATTGCGACAAGCTGGTCACGACTGATGCGAGGCAGATTGCAATTACCAAGGTGGAAGAGAACTCTCCTGCTGACGGCGCTCTTGCGGTAGGCGATGTGATTCTGGGGGTCGGGGGCAAACCATTTTCGTACGACCCTCGAACAGAGGTTGGAAAAGCGATTACATGGGCTGAGTCTGAGGCGGGTGGTGGACGACTTGCTCTGTTACGATGGCGAAATGGCACAGTCGATGACGTCGAATTGAAGCTTCCGATCTTAGGAAGCTTTAGTACGACCGCTCCATATGATTGCTCGAAATCCGAGCAAATACTTCTACGAGGGTTGAAGTCGCTTGAAGCTCGGATGTCAGCCCCTGGTTACTCGAGCTCCACGGATCCTATCCCGCGTTCCTTGAATGCACTGGCTCTGTTAGCCAGTGGTGAACCGGCTTATCAACGGCTACTTCAGCGAGAGGCATCGTGGGCTGCGAGCTTTACCCGGGAAGACTTTCGTACCTGGTATTATGGCTACGTTATGATTTTCTTGGCCGAATACACCCAGGCCACAGGAGATAACTCCTTCCTTCCCGGGTTGCGACGATTGGCCAGAGAGGCTGCGAGCGGTCAAAGTGCCGTTGGCTCTTGGGGGCACACCTTTGCACTCCCTGATGGTCGGCTGCGAGGCTACGGGATGATGAATTCACCGGGATTACCCCTCACGATCGGAATGGTTCTCGCTCGAGAAGCTGGTGTGAACCACAGCGAAGTCACGGAGGCTATTGATCGCAGCGCGAGACTTTTACGATTCTATGCGGGCAAAGGAGCGGTGCCTTACGGCGACCATGCCGCTTGGATGGAGACGCATGAGGACAACGGTAAATGTGGTATGGCGGCCGTCCTATTTCATTTACTCGGTGAAACCGGCAGCGCAGACTTTTTTACCCGGATGGCAGTAGCCTCGCATAGTGGGGAACGGGATTGTGGTCACACCGGCAACTACTTCAATATCCTGTGGTCTCTACCTGCCATTGCGCAGGCAGGCCCCAATGCCACAGGGGCATGGACGAAGGAGTTTGGTGCTTGGTACCACGATCTGGCTCGACGATGGGGTGGATCATTTGCCCATCAAGGCCCCCCCGAACCCAGTTTCGATAGCTACCAAGGTTGGGATGCGACCGGCGCTTACTTACTCGCATACTCGCTGCCTCGTAAGAAGATTACGATCACAGGCAAAGGGGCGAGGAATGTGCCGCAGATTTCGCTTCACAGAGCAGAAAGTCTTATCGCCGATGGGCGCGGTTGGGATAATAAGGACCGTAACACAGCCTATGATCGATTGGACGATCAAGACCTTTTATCACGTCTTGGCTCATGGTCGCCAATCGTGCGTGAGCGGGCCGCCATGGCCCTTGCCAAACGAAAGTCGCCCCCCGTTTCCGCGATGATCGCGCTTCTGGAATCGGGCTCCATCGAGGCTCGAATGGGAGCCTGCGTCGCGTTCGAGAAACTGCGAGGCAGGGCTGCAGAAGCAGTCCCCACGCTCCAGCTTGCACTGAAGCATGACAATATGTGGCTCCGCGTTTGCGCTGCCTCTGCACTATCCAAGATTGGAAAACCCGCGATAGCCGCGCTTCCCGATTTGCTAGGAATGATCGATCGTGTTCCATCACCCGAGGATCCGCGGGGCATGGAGCAGAGATTTGTTTCTCTCGCGATATTCGATGAAATGCTTCGCGTCCCGAATGCGATGGAAGGCGTGGATCGTGATCAGTTACGGTTGGCGATTGCAAGCGGCCTGCGAAACCAAGATGGTCGTGCCCGAAGCGAAATCAGCTCCATCTACAATCGCCTTCGCTACGAAGATCTTCAACCACTCCTACCAGCCATCCTCGAAGCGATCGAAAAGCCGGCACCCAGCGGAGAGATGTTTGCCGATGGTGTGCGTTTAAATGGTTTGAAAGTGCTCGCTACCCATCACATCGAAGAAGGAATCCAAGCGTGTGCTGATTATTTGCGAACTCAAAATCCTTGGGCCAGCGAGAAGCGGACGCCCGAGATTCTTGAGATCCTGACGATGTACGGTGAACACGCACAGCGGGTCATCCCGCACTTAAGCGAAACGGCGGCGATGTTCGAGCAAGGGGAGTTGAACTTTCCCAAGAAGTTCAGCCGACAGAAGGCAGAGGCGGTGAGAGCTACTATCAAAAGCATCGGATCTTCCAAAGAACGGCCCTCATTGCGTCGGATCAACTAAACCGATAGTGCAACCGATTCGCGATGAGAATAGCCTGCGGTTGGACGATGTATTTTTGATCTGCTGTCTTCCATTGTGGATCTGTCGGCAATTGTCGATCTGTTGTCCTCAATAGATCTGGATCGCCTGACGCACCGCGCCAGTTAAGAATCTTTCCCCTCAGGCGATTGGCTAGAGAGCTTGGGGGGAGAAGTGGTTTGGTCGATAGAGTGGTGATCTATAGCGCTGAAACGGTCGAGGACGACCGTTCAACATGTCGATCTGTTGTCCTCAACAGATCAGGATCGCCTAACGCGCCGCGCCAGTTAAGAATCTTTCCCCCGGGCGATTGGCTAGAGAGCTTGGAGGTAGAGGTGGTTTGGTCGATAGAGTGGTGGTCTAAAGCGAGGAAACGGACGAGGACGACCGTTCGACATTGTCGATCTGTTGTCCTCAACAGATCAGCATCGCCTAACGCATCGCGCCAGTTAAGAATCTTTCCCCCCGGTTCTGTCCAGCCGGTTGTTTCTTCAGACGACGTTTAGGAGAAACGATACCGGCGAGAGCGTTGCGAAGCGAGCGGTCGTTCGTCCGCGCCAAGGATAGCAATGCGAATCGAGCGGTCGTTCGTCCGCGCCAAAGATCCTGAAAGGATCGAAGCTTGTAGCCGGGGGGTTGAGCGCAGCGACACCCCCGGGTTGCGTCCCATACCCTCTCTTATCCCGAAGGGATTAAAGATCCGTCTTGCATCCCTTCGGGATGCGTTGACCTTGGTACACCCACCGGGGGTGTCGCTTACGCTCAACCCCCGGCTAATGGCTCAAGTCCTTTCAGGACAAAAGAAAAGACCGTACGACATGTCGATCTGTTGTCCTCAACAGATCAGGATCGCCTATCGCGCCGCGCCAGTTAAGAATCTTTCCCCCGGGCGATTGGCTAGAGAGCATGGGGGGAGAAGTGGTTTGGTCGATAGAGTGGTGATCTATAGCGCTGAAACGGTCGAGGACGACCGTTCAACATGTCGATCTGTTGTCCTCAACAGATCAGGATCGCCTAACGCGCCGCGCCAGTTAAGAATCTTTCCCCCGGGCGATTGGCTAGAGAACTTGGGGGGAGAAGTGGTTTGGTCGATAGAGTGGTGGTCTAAAGCGCGGAAACGGTCGAGGACGACCGTTCGACATGTCGATCTGTTGTCCTCAACAGATCTGGATCGCCTGACGCGCCGCGCCAGCTAGGAATCTTTCCCCCGGGCGATTGGCTAGAGAACTTGGGGGGAGAAGTGGTTTGGTCGATAGAGTGGTGGTCTAAAGCGCGGAAACGGTCGAGGACGACCGTTCGACATTGTCGATCTGTTGTCCTCAACAGATCAGCATCGCCTAACGCATCGCGCCAGTTAAGAATCTTTCCCCCCGGTTCTGTCCAGCCGGTTGTTTCTTCAGACGACGTTTAGGAGAAACGATACCGGCGAGAGCGTTGCGAAGCGAGCGGTCGTTCGTCCGCGCCAAAGATCCTGAAAGGATCGAAGCTTGTAGCCGGGGGGTTGAGCGCAGCGACACCCCCGGGTTGCGTCCCATACATTGTCTTATCCCGAAGGGATTAAAGATTCGTCTTGCATCCCGACGGGATGCGTTGACCTTGTTACATCCACCGGGGGTGTCGCTAATCGCTCAACCCCCGGCTAATGTCTCAAGTCCTTTCAGGACAAAAGAGACGACCGTTCGACATGTCGATCTGTTGTCCTCAACAGATCAGGATCGCCTAACGCGCCGCGCCAATTAAGAATCTTCCCCCCGGGCGATTGGCTAGAGAGCTTGGAGGGAGAGGTGGTTTGGTGGATAGAGTGGTGGTCTAAAGCGCTGAAACGGTCGAGGACGACCGTTCGACAACGGACGAACGTTCGACATGATAGGGTTAGGGGGCGACGGTTAGGCTAGGATCTTTTGGAGAACTTGGCCGTGGACATCGGTCAAGCGGAAGTTGCGTCCGGCGTAGCGGTACGTCAATCGCTCGTGATCGAGGCCCAGGAGATGGAGGATGGTGGCATGCCAATCGTGGATATGGCACTTGTCCTCTACCGCCTGGTATCCCAACTCGTCGGTGGCGCCATAGCTGAAGCCTCCGCGGACACCTCCACCAGCCATCCAAGTCGTGTAACCTTTGTGGTTATGGTCACGGCCGTCGCCGTTTTGGGCATCCGGGGTTCGTCCGAATTCTCCACCCCAGATTACGAGGGTTTCATCCAGGAGCCCGCGTTGTTTCAGGTCTTCGAGAAGGCCGGCGATCGGTTTGTCGATCTCTCGGCAGTTTTGGGGCAGTTGGGTCGAAAGACGTTGATGATGATCCCAATTTCCATGAGTCACTTCCACGAAGCGAACGCCGGACTCGATGAATCGTCGTGCCATCAAGCATTGGCGACCGAAGCCGTCCGTGTCCCGTTCATCAATACCATAGAGAGCTAGTGTCTTCGCAGATTCATCTTGGATATCCATCAACTTCGGTACAACGTCTTGCATACGGAACGCAAGCTCGTAGGACTCGATCAGCCCTTCGACCTCCGGCTGCACAACCTCCCGTTCCAGTTTCTGACGATTGAGCTCTTGTAAGAAATTGAGTTGCAGGCGTTGCTCCTTTTTAGCCAGCCGGGTGTTGGTCATATCCGGAATGGGGGGAGTTGTATTGTTGTTTCGATCGCGCAGCATGGCGGCTCCTCGGCCTTGGGACCGGCCAATTTTCGTTCCGCTGTAAATGGCGGGGAGAAAGGAGCTGCCGAAATTCTGTGCTGAAGCTGCAGGGGGATTGAGAGCGATGAATCCCGGCATGCTCTCGTTTTCTGTCCCTAGTCCATAGAGCGTCCAAGCTCCCAGTGAGGGGCGAACAAATTGGGCGGTCCCTGTGTGCATTTGAGTCATGGCTCGAGTATGAATCGGTTGATCGCAGTGCATCGAGCGGATCAAGCAAAGAGAATCCGCGTGCTTTCCCAACTCGGGGAACAACTCGGAAATCCATAACCCGCTTTTTCCTTGCTGCTGAAAGGACCATGGGGATGCGAGCAGTGGGCTGAATCCTGGACGTCCGCTACGCTCGTTGGACTTGCCAAGTTCCGGTTTGTAATCGAAGGTGTCGACGTGCGACGGGCCACCTTGCATGCAGAGAAAGATCACTCGCTTTGCTTTCGCAGGAAAGTGAGACGCTTTGGGGGCCAGGGGATTGCCTTCACCCGATTGCTGAGCCTGTAGCGTCGAGAGTCCGGAGAACGCAAGGAATCCGAAGCCGGCGGAGGCGGATTGGAGAATTTCACGTCGGGAGTAGATCATGGTTCCATTACCGAAAGCGGGTGAAGGAGAACGGGCTGCGTGGATTCGTGTTTACGCCGGGGATGTCTCACAAAAAAATCGAAGGATACATCAAGGGATGTAACGGAACTCCGCAGAGCCAAAGAGGGCTTGGCAAAGTTGGCTTAGTGCCTGAAAGGATCGAACGTCGGACGGTTGGTCCCCTTCGCCTTGCACAGCACTACGATAGAACGCCAATGCCGCGTTCCTTTCTCCTTCATTTGCTTTTCGACCGTATACTTCCAGGAAGGCTTGCTCGATCCGAGTAATCGGATTGCTTTGGGACTGCATCAAAACGCGAGCGAGTGCATCGCTTTGTTCGAGTATGAAGGGACTGTTCATCAAATAGAGAGCTTGTTCGGGCGTATTGGATGATTCTCGCTCTCCCACGATCAAGCTCGGTTCAGCGAAATCGAATAGATCCAATGCACGAGGGAGGCTGTTTCGTGCGATCGGTAAGTAAATGCTGCGGTAATACGTCGGTGCATCAAATGGTTGCGAATTATTACGAATGCCAAAGAGGGGGCGGAGCAGACTTCCGATCGCCTCGGGGGAGTCCGACAGGATTGCGCGAAGTGCCTCCGGTGGAATCATGGCGGGGCCGTTGGGTCCGAGTATGGTTTGCCCCCATGTTGCGATGATCGATCCTCGCGGCCGGCGCGGATCCAACTGTCGGCTAATTGCAAGAATGGAGTCTCGAAGGGCTTCCGCATCGAGTCTACGTGGATTGGCTCTGGCAACATAAAGGTTGTTAGGATCGGCTTCCAGATGCGTAGGGTCGTATTGCGATGACAGACGATAGACTCGCGAATTGGCAATGGTGCGAATCACATGTTGGATCGACCAATTGTGATCCATGAATTCAACGGCCAAGTAATCGAGTAACTCGGGATGGCTCGGAGGAGGGCCTGACAATCCAAAATTATCGGTTTCTCGCACCAAGGCTTTTCCGATCAGATGCTGCCAAATGCGATTGACCATGACGCGGGCAGTCAGCGGATTTTCGCGGGAGGTGAGCCACTGCGCGAATTCCAGTCGCCCCGACGTTTTGTGGGAGAGGGACGCTGGCTGTGGGGAGAGAACCGAGACGAATCCTCGAGGTACCTCCTGAGCGGGTTTGTCGATTTCTCCTCGGGCTAACAGTCTGGCATTGCTGATGCGTTCGGAGTCTTGGACTCCCATGGCGAGCGTCAGGGGTTTGCCGTTGGAGTCGTACGAAAGGATTTGTTGGTTGAGTTGCGAGACGGCTTGGTCCAGGATCGCGGCGTTGAGGAATCGATTGCGAGGATTAGTCGGTGCATTAGGTTGTCGTTGTGCTCTTCGAGCCTCGACAAGGTCTATTTCGAGTTGCGATAGCTGCTCCTTCATCTTGGCCAGTTCGCTGGAGGCGATTGGTTTGGCATCGGGTCCCAGATCGTCGATCGGCAGCTCGATGAGACGGCTAGGTTGGCGATTCCGAAGACTTCGGGAACCTCCAAAGCATGTCTCCGTGCTTTGAAAGAGTCCGGCGAGGGCGTAATAGTCTTCCTGTGTGATCGGATCGAATTTGTGATCATGGCATCGCGCGCATGCGACAGAGACACCGAGGATGACACGCGTCGTCGCATCGATTTGCTCGTCGACTAGATCCGCTTTGAATTGGCGTGGGTTTTGTTCCGACAGGGACTTCGGACCGATAGCCAAGAAGCCGGTTGCGATGAGATTTTCCGCCCAGACTTCGTCGGTCGGTGCGGGGAGGAGATCCCCTGCCACTTGTTGGCGAACGAAGTGGTCATACGGTTTGTCTTGCTGGAACGAATCGATAACAAAATCTCGATATCTCCATGCGTATGGAAAGGTCGCATCGACCTCTTTTCCGGTTGACTCGGCATAGCGAGCCACATCGAGCCAATGGCGTCCCCATCGTTCGCCGAACTCGG includes these proteins:
- a CDS encoding DUF6288 domain-containing protein, which encodes MTLFRLIVGFSLAWFCLTSCASYAADKTPLTIPDLTKGEVIPPESKHDWNLGPTGLRGWMYCDKLVTTDARQIAITKVEENSPADGALAVGDVILGVGGKPFSYDPRTEVGKAITWAESEAGGGRLALLRWRNGTVDDVELKLPILGSFSTTAPYDCSKSEQILLRGLKSLEARMSAPGYSSSTDPIPRSLNALALLASGEPAYQRLLQREASWAASFTREDFRTWYYGYVMIFLAEYTQATGDNSFLPGLRRLAREAASGQSAVGSWGHTFALPDGRLRGYGMMNSPGLPLTIGMVLAREAGVNHSEVTEAIDRSARLLRFYAGKGAVPYGDHAAWMETHEDNGKCGMAAVLFHLLGETGSADFFTRMAVASHSGERDCGHTGNYFNILWSLPAIAQAGPNATGAWTKEFGAWYHDLARRWGGSFAHQGPPEPSFDSYQGWDATGAYLLAYSLPRKKITITGKGARNVPQISLHRAESLIADGRGWDNKDRNTAYDRLDDQDLLSRLGSWSPIVRERAAMALAKRKSPPVSAMIALLESGSIEARMGACVAFEKLRGRAAEAVPTLQLALKHDNMWLRVCAASALSKIGKPAIAALPDLLGMIDRVPSPEDPRGMEQRFVSLAIFDEMLRVPNAMEGVDRDQLRLAIASGLRNQDGRARSEISSIYNRLRYEDLQPLLPAILEAIEKPAPSGEMFADGVRLNGLKVLATHHIEEGIQACADYLRTQNPWASEKRTPEILEILTMYGEHAQRVIPHLSETAAMFEQGELNFPKKFSRQKAEAVRATIKSIGSSKERPSLRRIN
- a CDS encoding DUF1501 domain-containing protein, producing MIYSRREILQSASAGFGFLAFSGLSTLQAQQSGEGNPLAPKASHFPAKAKRVIFLCMQGGPSHVDTFDYKPELGKSNERSGRPGFSPLLASPWSFQQQGKSGLWISELFPELGKHADSLCLIRSMHCDQPIHTRAMTQMHTGTAQFVRPSLGAWTLYGLGTENESMPGFIALNPPAASAQNFGSSFLPAIYSGTKIGRSQGRGAAMLRDRNNNTTPPIPDMTNTRLAKKEQRLQLNFLQELNRQKLEREVVQPEVEGLIESYELAFRMQDVVPKLMDIQDESAKTLALYGIDERDTDGFGRQCLMARRFIESGVRFVEVTHGNWDHHQRLSTQLPQNCREIDKPIAGLLEDLKQRGLLDETLVIWGGEFGRTPDAQNGDGRDHNHKGYTTWMAGGGVRGGFSYGATDELGYQAVEDKCHIHDWHATILHLLGLDHERLTYRYAGRNFRLTDVHGQVLQKILA
- a CDS encoding PSD1 and planctomycete cytochrome C domain-containing protein produces the protein MIQPFSFPRATVTFARPSLATLSIAFLASIGSVSLSDTTWGQNTEAPPETSMESLSPEAISFFESKIRPVLIEHCYRCHSSDGQAIRGGLSLDHRDAILAGGESGPAIVPHHLDESVLWDAINHRGMRMPPNAKLSANIIEDFKTWIEMGAPDPRIQTGVKIQSQVTAEDIEKGRSFWSFQKPTKPPVPTPNLQEWPKSDVDRFIAATWDKHDLKPAMDTSANTLVRRLYVDLIGFLPDASAVQAFEMAYEKSPDDAVSKTVDALLAKPEFGERWGRHWLDVARYAESTGKEVDATFPYAWRYRDFVIDSFQQDKPYDHFVRQQVAGDLLPAPTDEVWAENLIATGFLAIGPKSLSEQNPRQFKADLVDEQIDATTRVILGVSVACARCHDHKFDPITQEDYYALAGLFQSTETCFGGSRSLRNRQPSRLIELPIDDLGPDAKPIASSELAKMKEQLSQLEIDLVEARRAQRQPNAPTNPRNRFLNAAILDQAVSQLNQQILSYDSNGKPLTLAMGVQDSERISNARLLARGEIDKPAQEVPRGFVSVLSPQPASLSHKTSGRLEFAQWLTSRENPLTARVMVNRIWQHLIGKALVRETDNFGLSGPPPSHPELLDYLAVEFMDHNWSIQHVIRTIANSRVYRLSSQYDPTHLEADPNNLYVARANPRRLDAEALRDSILAISRQLDPRRPRGSIIATWGQTILGPNGPAMIPPEALRAILSDSPEAIGSLLRPLFGIRNNSQPFDAPTYYRSIYLPIARNSLPRALDLFDFAEPSLIVGERESSNTPEQALYLMNSPFILEQSDALARVLMQSQSNPITRIEQAFLEVYGRKANEGERNAALAFYRSAVQGEGDQPSDVRSFQALSQLCQALFGSAEFRYIP